The genomic window TGCCCCATAGTAACTACGGGTAATCTGCGAAAAAGGACTGAAAGAGCGCTCCTTAAAGTCGAAACCACTGCGCATATCCAACACATGTTGTATAGTTAAACGTTTAAACCTTTCATCGTTTTTGGCTAATTCTGGCAAATAATTTATTACCAGTTCATCTGCAGATTTGATTTCTCCTTTATCAATAGAAATTCCTATTAAAGTCCCCACAAAAGATTTAGCCATCGAAAAACTGGGTTGCCTTGCGGCTAAGGTATTGCCTTCGGATAAATGCTGATAAATGACGCTATCGTTTTTGATTACTAAAAAAACATTAGTTTTAGTGCCAATTAAAGAAGTATCTAAGTGTGCTTTTAAGGAATTGTATGCTTGGTTTCCTAAGTTCCTTTTAAAGTAAAATGGCGTGGTTGACTTTTGAATCGTTACATTTTCAAACTTTGCACTATCGCCCAAACCGGGGATTAAATATCGTACTGCTTTAATAGGTACACAAGCAGAAAGGAATAGTAAAATGACACCGAGTAGAAAAATGTTCTTCATTGTCACTAAAATACGAAAGTGATGTTAAGGATGTGTTGTGTGGTAAAATATTTACGTTAAAAAGATATCCCGAAGATTTTCGCAGATGAAACCGCTGAGTTAAGAAGAAATTAACCATTAAAATCTGTGAAAATCTGCGGAGTAAATCAGCGTGCATCTGCGGGAGAAAACCAAGCAAAAAAGTATATATCGCCCTCAAAAATGAAATCCTTAAGAAAGGAAGAAAATTAAGCCTGAGATGGGGAAATTTAACAATAAATTAAATATTCCCGCTGATTTCCGCAGATGTAACCGCTGATCTAAGAAGAAATTAACCATTAAAATCTGTGAAAATCTGCGGGGTAAATCAGCGTGCATCTGCGGGAGAAAATGAAAATCAAAAAAATATATATCGCACTCAAAAAGAAATCCTTAAAAAAATAGAAAATTAAGACTGAGATGGAGAAATTTAACAATAAATTAAATATTCCCGCTGATTTCCGCAGATGTAACCGCTGATTTAAGAAGATATATAGTGAAAAATCTGTGAAAATCTGCGGAACAAATCAGCGTACATCTGCGGGAGAAAATAAAATAAAAAATCCCACGGCAACAACCGCAGGATTTGTATAAAGTCTTAATCAAATGACCACTGTCAACTGATCCCTGACCACTTAAATATGTATCGCTCTATTTTCAGTAGCAGCCAAAGCAGCCTCTTTTAAAGCTTCAGTATAAGTTGGGTGCGCATGGCAAATTCTAGCCACATCCTCTGCCGAAGCACGGAATTCCATCGCTACCACCGCCTCTGCAATCATATCAGCAGCACGTGGACCAATCATGTGGATGCCTAAAATCTCGTCAGTTTTTTCATCAGCTAATACTTTCACGAAACCATCGGTATCCATACTCGCTTTCGCACGTCCACTTGCTTTGAAAGGGAAAGAACCCGCTTTGTATTTCACACCAGCAGCTTTCAATTGCTCCTCGGTTTGACCAACAGAAGCTACCTCTGGCCAAGTGTAAACCACACCCGGAATTAAGTTATAGTTGATGTGTGGTTTCTGTCCAGCAATAGTTTCAGCAACATAGATGCCTTCGTCTTCAGCCTTGTGAGCCAACATGGCACCAGTAATCACATCGCCAATGGCATAAACACCCTTAACAGAAGTTTCTAAGTGCTCATTAACTGGGATTTTCTTTCCGCGTTCTTCAACGGTAATACCAATTTTATCTAAGCCCAAACCTTCGCTATAAGCTGTTCTACCAACTGCTACAATGCAGTAATCAGCCTCAAAAGAAACCGCTTCGCCTTTGGCATTATCTGCAGTAACCGTAACCGTTTTACCTTTTGTAGTAGCACCAGTTACTTTGTGCCCCATAAAAAACTCCATGCCTAAAGATTTCTTTAACACACGTTGTAATTCTTTACCCAAGCCAGCATCCATAGTGCCAATAATAGATGGGGCAAACTCCACTACAGTTACTTTAGTACCCAAACGAGCGTAAACCGAACCTAACTCTAAACCAATTACACCGCCACCAATTACTACCATAGTTTTTGGCACTTCTTTCAAGTTTAAAGCCTCTGTAGAAGTAATGATACGTTTTTTATCGATTGGCAAGAAAGGCAAAGCCGTAGGTTTAGAACCTGTAGCAATAATTACGTTTTTAGTAGTTAATTTTTCAATACTACCATCAGCTTTAGTTACAATAATGGTATTTTTATCTTCGAAAGAACCTACGCCTTCGTAAGCATCGATTTTATTTTTCTTAAAAAGATAAGTGATACCCGCAGTGTTTTGCGCAACAACATCATCCTTACGAGCAATCATTTGCTTCATATCAACCTTTAAATCTTTAAGGTTAATACCGTGAGTAGTGAACGTATGAGCCGCGTTGTGAAAGTGCTCCGAAGAATCTAATAATGCCTTAGACGGGATACAACCCACATTTAAGCAGGTACCGCCATAAGTTTTATATTTTTCTACTACCGCTGTTTTTAAACCTAATTGTGCACAACGGATGGCACCTACATAACCGCCCGGACCCGAGCCAATAACAACTACATCGTATTGCATGATCTTTTAAGAATTTTTGTTCTGGCAAATGTATTAATAATTTACGATTTTGGATTGACGAATTACGATTGACAATGTCAAAATCCTGCTAACTTTCCTAAGCACATTTCTCTCCCTTTTAGGGGAGAACCGAGCATAGCGAGTTCATTGACACAAAACCAATAAACAACCGTCAATAGATGCCGAAGGCAGAGAGGGGTAAAGCAGTGACATTATTTCATCGCTTCCGAAAGTCGGGCTTTGCGCTGCAATCTTTTTGTTAACGCTACCACCATTCACTCTTGTCCTCCTGAGCTTGTCGAAGGATTATTATGGCAAAAACGCTTCGATAAACTCAGCTGACAAACAAAAAGTATTTACGCTGCAATCCCGTTTAGAGAACTAATTTAAAAAATTTGGAGAAATATCGTTATCTGATCAATGAAAATAATAGAAAAATTTAAAAATGAGATTATCGCTAAAATTAACAAACATTATTTTATTACTTGAATCCAATTATAAACTTCAGTATAAGCTTCTCAATAATAAACTTAAAAAACACGATTGCTGATTTTTTATCACCAACTTTTTCAACTAAAGCAGGTGAATATTTATAATATACTCTGATAAATATCCTACCAATTGAATTATTTTTCAACTTTCTATCTCGATAATCCCTTAACGCTTGAATATTAATGTGATTATTATCTTTATAAACCATTGTAGCAATGAAACAATTATTTTCTTGTTGTTTCATTTTTCTATTATGCTCTACTCTTTCTGCTTTTCTTTTTTCTATTTCCTCACGTATCTTCAAAAATTCTTTATTTACATTTTGTATCTCCAAATCTTCATTTAACGAGAAGCTGTTTTTATCAATAAATATCTTATGAACATATTCTCGCTGATTAATCTCTTTATAGCTATTCACTATAAAGTTATTCTCTATAGTTAGATCCCCGAATTTAAACTGAACAATATCATCAATTGAATGTTCATTAAATTTTAATACTCCAAGCTTTAACATTTCCTTAAACTGATCAGATTCACTAAAAACATAATACCGAGGATACAGGCAAACAAGGAAAAATGGGAAATCTGTAGCTGGGTTAAAATAAAAGAATTTTTCGTTCATTAACTTTTTTTCGTTATCAAGTAGATATGAAGGATTAATATTACCGATAAATTTAGATTCGATAATATCGATGACTAAGTACTTTCCTCCTTGAATTTTATTCCATAGTCTAGATTCTTTTTTATTGTTTGATTTGCTATAAAAATTATACTTCAGAGACGAACGTAAGGAATACTTATCCTTTACAGTAAATAAATAATCATAGATATTTTTATGATAGTTGATAAATTCAGATTCCTTCGTGAATAATCTGTAAATATGTTTTATCTGATTACTAAAACCATTAAATAATATTCCGTTAAAATTATTATCTAGTGACTGTTTATAGAATACTGGATAACTTTTCGGCATTCCAATTTCCTTGAGATACTGCTCGAATAAACTTTTTTTATCTGCAAAATGTTTGTCTATCGATACTGAACTTAAGTAGATTTTCTCGAATTCTTTTAAAAAGTTTACTGCTATTTCATGTGATTTAGTAATTTGGATGTTCTCATCATTGGTTTTAGCGGAAAAAGTCCAATTATACGACCCATTAATTGTAACCACCTCATCAATAACACAAAACTTATTGTGCATTAATTTTTTGGAATACCTGATGCTAGCCCCGAGGTCGAATAGTTCCTCAAAAGACTCAACATTATTATTTTTATTTTCATAAAAAACAATGTAGACTTTAACCCCATTTTTTATGCAAGTTTTTAAAGTGCTCAGCAGGCGTGTATCTGTTATCCATGCAACAGCAATTTTAATTTCGAACTTTGCCTGTTTTAAATTATTATCAATAACGTTAGATATATTCTTGAAATAAACCTCTGACATATTAATCCTGTTGGGCGTCATTAAATTGTTTCTCCAAGTAAATTACTTTACCCAATAAATCATCATAAGGGATTTTAAATATATCAACAAGATAATGACTATCGTTTTGCAATAATTCTGTTTTACATTGTGAGACGTAGATTATACATTGATTTACCCAATCATCGTATAAATCTTCTATTGATTCAATAATTGTAAGTGAATTAGTCAAACCTGCAGCATCCTTTATACAATTTTCCGCTATAGTTTTAAAAACTGGCTCAATTGGAAAACATATTTTTCCTTTACTCAATGCGAATTCATTTAATTCATTGAGTATTTTTTCTACTATTTGATCCATTTATGTGAGAATATTAAAAAAATGTAAATAAATTTAATATTATATTTAATTACTAGAGTTAAGACTATTAATGCAAAATACAGATTACAAATTAAAGTTGGTAATAAATGTCACGTGGCTTTTAAATTAAACACTCCTTTGCTAACACAACCATCTTCTTGCTCCCATTAACCTCCAAAACTTTCATTTAATTTTTCTTCATCAAAACAACTTGCTTTATATTTTGTCTAGTTATTAATGGTTTTTCAATGGTAGAGAAGAGTTAGATAAAGTTTTCATCTAAATTATTATTGCGTATCTAACCAACTTTATCTAAGTTTGAATTATGATAAGCTTAAGAAACATTCCATTTTTTGCAGTTGGCCTAGCTGTTTTTTTGTTAGGTGCATTGGCATTTAGAAATGACTGCCCTTATGTTTGGTATATCCTTGCATTAGTATATTTTGTATTAGGTTTTGCATTTCGCAAACCAATTGATACCTCAGACGGCGGTCACTAACCTAAAAGCGTCATTTCGAGCGGAGTAAAACGAAGCCGAGAAATCTTTGAGCATTTTGTCATTCTGAGCGTAGCGAAGAATCTGTAAGTCAGTAGCAATAAACTAACAGATTCCTGCTAGCGTCGGAATGACAAGAAGATTTTACTTCAGTCGAAATGACGCTTTTATTTGCGCTTCTTCCTTCAAAGCTTTCCACTTTTAGCTTTCTGCTTTAAGCTCTCCCAAATCCCCACCCACAATGAAAAGAATACTAACCCTCCTACTTTTAGTTTCTTGTTTTTTTGCAGAATTTACCTTTGCACAACAAACCGACTCTGCCTACGTACGCAACCGCTACACCAAAATAGAACGCCTTATCCCCATGCGTGATGGCACCAAGCTATTCACATCTATCTACATCCCAAAAGATATCGCTGCTAGCAAAAAATATCCATTTTTAATTAACCGAACACCATACACGGTTAGACCTTACGGCGAAAACCAATACAAAACTAGCTTAGGCGGTTACCCAGCAGTTATGCGTGATGGATTTATCTTCGTTTATCAAGACGTTCGTGGCCGCTGGATGAGCGAAGGAAATTTTGAAGACATTAGACCAACCAACCTTGGCAAAGGCAAAAAAGACATCGACGAAAGCACCGATACTTATGACACCATTGATTGGTTGCTTAAAAACATCAAAAACAATAACGGCAAAGCAGGAATTTATGGGATCTCCTACCCTGGTTTCTATTCTACCACCTCATTGGTTAAATCGCATCCAGCTTTAAAAGCAGTTTCGCCACAAGCACCAGTTACCGATTGGTTTATTGGCGATGATTTCCACCATGGCGGTGCGCTATTTTTAATGGATGCCTTTAAGTTTATGACCTCTTTTGGCGTTCCTCGTCCGCAGCCTATTACCCCAGACAAAGGCCCGAAACCATTCCAATTCCCAATTAAAGACAACTACCGTTTCTATTTGGAAGCTGGCTCTGTAAAAAACCTGAAAGAAAAATACATGGGCGATAGCATCAAATTTTGGAACAATCTGTTTAAACATCCAAACCTAGATACCTTTTGGCAAGCTCGTCAAATTGTAAGGCACTTGAAAGACGTAAAACCCGCTGTAATGACTGTTGGCGGTTTCTTTGATGCCGAAGATGCTTACGGTGCTTTTGCAACCTACAAAGCCATCGAAAAACAAAACCCAAAAGCGAATAATATTTTAGTAGCTGGCCCGTGGTACCACGGCGGTTGGGTACGTGGCAAAGGCGATAGCTTTGGCGATATTAATTTTGGCACTGCAACCAGCACTTACTATCAAGAAAATTTGGAATTGCCTTTCTTCAAATATTACCTTAAAGGCGAAGGAACATTTGATGCGGCCGAAGCAAACATTTTCTTAACGGGAAGCAACCAATGGAAAAATTTCAACACTTGGCCCCCACAAGACGTGGAACTGAAATCATTATATTTCCATCCTAACGGAAAATTATCCTTCACTAAACCAAATACCAATAACAGCTTTGATGAATATGTGAGTGACCCGAATGCGCCTGTGCCTTATCAAGATGGCATACAAGCCAACCGTACTCGCGAATACATGATAGATGACCAGCGTTTTGCTGCGAGAAGACCAGATGTAAAAACTTATCAAACTGATGTTTTAACAGAAGATATTACGCTAACGGGACCAGTTTTAGCTAATTTATTGGTAAGCACTTCGGGTACTGATGCAGATTACGTAGTAAAACTGATAGATGTATATCCAGAAGATACTAAAGAAATTTCTCCGGCAGATCAAAACAAAATGATGGCTGATTACCAAATGTTGGTGCGTGGAGAAATATTAAGGGGTAAATACAGAAATAGCTTCGAAAAACCTGAAGCGTTTGTACCAAACGAAGCCACAAAAGTGAAATACGCATTGCCGGATGTTGGCCACACTTTCAAAAAAGGACATCGTATTATGGTACAAGTACAACATTCGTGGTTTCCTTTAGCTGATAGAAACCCGCAAAAGTTCATGAACATTTACGAAGCAAAACCAAGTGATTTCCAAAAAGCAACGCACAGAATTTATCATGGCGAAGCTGATGGTTCTTTCTTATCTTTACCTGTACTAAAACCTTAAACATCCTGCCGTTATTGCGAGGCACGACCACGAAGTAGCTGCGGAAGCAAACCAATCTTAAAGCTATAGTTAGTAGCGAACGTTGTAAGATTGCTTCGTACCTCGCAATGACGGATTACAACATAAAACAGATAACACAACCAATGAAAAAACTATTAATTGCCTTGGCTCTTTTAACCTGTTCTAAAGCAACTTTTGCCCAGAACATGCTAGCCAGCAACGAAAACAATGAAAGAGCCAAGTCTTTAAGAGGTGCCTTAACTGACTTAAGAACCTGTTACGATATCAACTATTACCACCTCGATGTGAAAATAGATATCGATAACCGCTCGGTAAGTGGCAGCAACGAATTTGCTTTTACCGCTACTAAAGATTTCGAAAGTCTACAATTTGACCTGTTCGACAACCTCAAAGTAGAAAAAGTGGTGTATAAAGGCAAAGAATTACCTTTTACCAGAGAGTTTGCAGCAGTGTTCGTTAAGTTCCCTAAAATCAAAAAAGGAAGTAAAGATCGTTTTACGGTTTTCTATAGTGGCAATCCACGAGTGGCTAAAAATGCGCCTTGGGATGGTGGTTTCATCTTCAAAAAAGATAAATCGGGCAACCCCTTTGTATCGGTAGCTTGCCAAGGTTTGGGCGCTAGTGTATGGTGGCCTAACAAAGACCATCAAAGTGATGAGGTAGACAGTATGCTGGTAAGCATCAGTGCGCCAAAAGATTTGGATTGTATTGCCAATGGTCGTTCTCGCGGTAAAGTTGAAGGTAAAGATGGATATACCAAACACCATTGGTTTGTTGGAAATCCGATCAACAATTACAGCATTGCATTTTATATTGGCAAATATGCACACTGGACAGACACTTACAATGGAGAAGATGGCAAATTGAGCTTAGATTTCTACGCATTGAAAGAAGATAGTGCAAAGGCCCGCCCACATTGGGATGCAGATGTAAAACCGATGCTTAAATCTTTCGAATATTGGTTTGGCCCTTACCCTTGGTACAAAGATGGTTATAAATTGGTGCAAGCGCCTCACTTAGGTATGGAACACCAAAGTGCCGTAGCTTATGGCAATCAATTCAAAAAAGGCTATTTAGGTAATGATTTGTCTGGCAGCGGCCATGGGCTAAAATGGGATTTCATTACCATTCACGAAACTGGGCACGAATGGTTTGGCAACAACATTACCACCAAAGACATTGCGGATATGTGGGTACACGAAGGATTTACCTCCTACTCAGAAGCTCTATTTACCGAAAGCACACAAGGCAAAACCGCTGGCGAAGATTATGTAATTGGGATTAGAAAAAACATCGGTAACAAAGCATCAATTATTGGCATTTACAATACCAATACCGAAGGCGATGGCGATATGTACTACAAAGGTGCAAATTTGGTACATACCATACGCCAATTGATAAATGACGATGAAAAATTTAGACAGATTTTAAGGGGATTGAATAAAACATTTTACCACAGTACCACTACGTCTGCAGAAGTTGAAGCTTACATTGTAAAACAAAGCGGTTTAAAGCTGGATAAAGTTTTTGATCAATACCTGCGCCATGCGAATATCCCCACTTTGGAATATAAAATAGAAAACGGAACTTTAAAATATAGATGGTTAACGGATGTTAAAGGATTTGATATGCCAGTGAAAGTTTCGTTAAAAGCAGGCGAATATAACTTAATAAGCCCAACTAACGACTGGAAATCAATTAAGGTTGACGCTTCTGTTAACAACGATAATTTTGCTGTAGAGCGAAATTTCTATGTAAATACTAAAAAAGCAGAATAAGTTTTTGGTTGATGCAACGTTTTAACATTAAAGTTTGTCATTTATATAAACTCAACTTACAAATACAATGAGCAAAAAATATATTTCTATTGGTTTAATGATGTCCGTTGCTGTAGCAAGTGCATCAAACGTACAATCAGAATTACCCGTAAACATTAGCATTGCTAAAACAAAAACTAAAGTTAAAGATACAGAAGTTAAAAATTTCAATAGCATTGCGGCAGGCGGGCCTTTACAGGTAATTGTTACTTTAGGCAATACCGAGGGAATCAAATTTGAGGGCGATGAAGAAGCCATTTCTACCTTGGTTACCGAAGTGAAAGGTAGCGCCTTAATCATAAGACCCAAAATGAGCTGGACAAGCTGGGCTCACAAGTATAAGGACAAGAAGATTATAGCTTATGTAAATGCTAAAAACATTTCGAGCTTAACCATGAGCGGCGATGGATCGATTACCGTAAAAGGCACTATAAATAATAATTCACTCACTACAACTTTAAGCGGCTCGGGTGCGATAACGGCGGTAGTAAACGTACAAGATTATACTGCTGTAATTAGTGGCTCGGGCAAATTAAATATCACTGGCGAGGCTGATGAAGTTTCTACTACCATTAGTGGCTCAGGCGTGCTTTCTAAAAAGGGCGGACTAAAAGTAGGTTCTTTATCTGCTACAATTAGTGGTTCTGGAAGTGCTTATGTACATACCAATGGCGAAATTAATGCTTTCGTTAGCGGCTCTGGAAAAGTGTATTATACCGGCAATGCCGATGTTTCGGAAAAGAAACTTTTAGGCTCTGGTGGCGTAAAGAAATTAGATTAAAAACATAAAAAATCGCTCTTTTAGGAGCGATTTTTTTATGCTCATTCGTCATTGCAAGGCACGACCACGAAGTAGCTGAGGAGCAAACCAATCTCAAAGCAAATGTTTTTTAGCCATAATTGTAAGATTGCTTCGTGTCTCGCAATGACGACCAATTTATCAAAACCTAGTATACAAAGCTAACTGAGCAACGTTGTTAACTGTATTTCTACTAGCGCCATTAATACTTTGGTTCAAATAACCAGCTTCAACATCAAAACCTTTAGAAACACGGTAACCAACAGCTAAATAAGCTCGGTTCTGATCAAACAAACTTCCATTAACTTTCTCTTTATTCTGGATATTAAAGAATAACTCATTTTGTAAAGCAGCGAAAACACCTTTGGTAAATGCTCCTTCCTGCTTTTGCAATGGCTGAATTAGCCTAAAGAAATAACGCAAACGTTGCGAAAACAAATCATCGGTTTGGCGCTCAATAAAACGTTGTTCTAATCTAAATCTGTGGCTTAAAGCTGCACCCTTCCAAGGCTGGTGACTATAGATATATTGCTGCCAAATACGATGCTCGGTTAGGGTGTTTTTTAGCGACGCTGCACCAACTAAAATATCATTAGGCAAATAGGTTTGTGTAAATAAGTAACCTAAAGTGGCATTTGAATTTTTATTGATGTAATAAGTTACCCCTGGTCTTACCAGTAAATTTCGCAAACCATCCCATTTATCTTCAGAGCGCAATTGTAAATCAAAATGCATTCCCCATTTGTCGTTAAACTTGGTGCTATTAAGAAATAAAAACCATCCAGTATTTTGGTTTATGGTTTGGGCAAATAATGAAGTTGTAGTAAAGATTAAGAAAGCGCTAAGTACAATTTTAATTCTCATCTGGTTTTAATTTGTGTGATAACGAAAATATCAAAATAAGTTAAAAACAACGAATACGTAACAGAAAGTAAACAAAAGTATTTGCGTCATCCTAAGTCAGGTCGTTATACCCAACTCGATTGGGTATCGTAATGCTGTAGAAAGTTTTAGACTAAATTAACGTGAGTTCGGGATAAGTGTATTTACAATTCTTGAGAAATTGACATTGAACGTATTTTTTTAGCTCGCCGCCGTTGGGCTCTTACTTTTTGACCGCAAAAAGTAACAAAAACTCTCGGTTGCTTATTTTTCTTTCAAAGAAAGTGCTTTGGCTTATTGGTGCCGCCCGAAAAATAAGAGACCGAAAATTAGCTCAACGAAGATTTGAAGCGCTATCGCTGGCAAATAGCATAATTTTCTTATCCCGAAATCACGTTAAATTAATTGTTTTCTTAGCAATGGCGATTTACCTAACTATCGCTTTACGATTCCCGCATACGCGGGAATGACGAGTTGCTTAGGTAAAACCGCAAAAAAAAGCCTTGCTCATTTTAATGAACAAGGCTTTATATTTTCTAACTGATGCTGAAATAAATTTACAAAGTAGCTTTTCGCTTCGCTACAGGTCAGCATGACGAGAAAGTTTTATACCCCTAACAATAATCTAGCTGGATCTTCCAATAATTGTTTCACTCTTACCAAGAAACCTACAGACTCACGTCCGTCGATAATTCTGTGATCATAAGATAACGCAATGTACATCATTGGACGAATTACCACTTCTTTGTTCTCTGCAATTGGGCGCTCAATAATGTTGTGCATACCCAAAATTGCAGATTGAGGAGCATTGATAATCGGTGTAGACATCATAGAACCAAATACACCACCGTTAGTGATCGTGAAAGTTCCACCTGTCATTTCCTCGATCGTCAATTTGCTATCTCTAGCTTTAGTAGCCAACTCAATTACCGTTTTTTCGATTTGCGCTAAGCTCATGCTCTCTGCATTTCTAATGATTGGTACCACCAAACCTTTAGGTGCAGATACTGCGATAGAAACATCTACGAAATCATTATAAACAATTTGCTCACCATCAATACGAGCATTAACCGCTGGAAAATCTTTCGCTGCTTCGCAAACCGCTTTAGTGAAGAAACTCATAAAGCCCAAGCCCACACCGTGTTTCTCTTTAAATTGATCTTT from Pedobacter sp. SL55 includes these protein-coding regions:
- a CDS encoding M1 family metallopeptidase yields the protein MKKLLIALALLTCSKATFAQNMLASNENNERAKSLRGALTDLRTCYDINYYHLDVKIDIDNRSVSGSNEFAFTATKDFESLQFDLFDNLKVEKVVYKGKELPFTREFAAVFVKFPKIKKGSKDRFTVFYSGNPRVAKNAPWDGGFIFKKDKSGNPFVSVACQGLGASVWWPNKDHQSDEVDSMLVSISAPKDLDCIANGRSRGKVEGKDGYTKHHWFVGNPINNYSIAFYIGKYAHWTDTYNGEDGKLSLDFYALKEDSAKARPHWDADVKPMLKSFEYWFGPYPWYKDGYKLVQAPHLGMEHQSAVAYGNQFKKGYLGNDLSGSGHGLKWDFITIHETGHEWFGNNITTKDIADMWVHEGFTSYSEALFTESTQGKTAGEDYVIGIRKNIGNKASIIGIYNTNTEGDGDMYYKGANLVHTIRQLINDDEKFRQILRGLNKTFYHSTTTSAEVEAYIVKQSGLKLDKVFDQYLRHANIPTLEYKIENGTLKYRWLTDVKGFDMPVKVSLKAGEYNLISPTNDWKSIKVDASVNNDNFAVERNFYVNTKKAE
- a CDS encoding head GIN domain-containing protein produces the protein MSKKYISIGLMMSVAVASASNVQSELPVNISIAKTKTKVKDTEVKNFNSIAAGGPLQVIVTLGNTEGIKFEGDEEAISTLVTEVKGSALIIRPKMSWTSWAHKYKDKKIIAYVNAKNISSLTMSGDGSITVKGTINNNSLTTTLSGSGAITAVVNVQDYTAVISGSGKLNITGEADEVSTTISGSGVLSKKGGLKVGSLSATISGSGSAYVHTNGEINAFVSGSGKVYYTGNADVSEKKLLGSGGVKKLD
- a CDS encoding phospholipase D-like domain-containing protein — protein: MSEVYFKNISNVIDNNLKQAKFEIKIAVAWITDTRLLSTLKTCIKNGVKVYIVFYENKNNNVESFEELFDLGASIRYSKKLMHNKFCVIDEVVTINGSYNWTFSAKTNDENIQITKSHEIAVNFLKEFEKIYLSSVSIDKHFADKKSLFEQYLKEIGMPKSYPVFYKQSLDNNFNGILFNGFSNQIKHIYRLFTKESEFINYHKNIYDYLFTVKDKYSLRSSLKYNFYSKSNNKKESRLWNKIQGGKYLVIDIIESKFIGNINPSYLLDNEKKLMNEKFFYFNPATDFPFFLVCLYPRYYVFSESDQFKEMLKLGVLKFNEHSIDDIVQFKFGDLTIENNFIVNSYKEINQREYVHKIFIDKNSFSLNEDLEIQNVNKEFLKIREEIEKRKAERVEHNRKMKQQENNCFIATMVYKDNNHINIQALRDYRDRKLKNNSIGRIFIRVYYKYSPALVEKVGDKKSAIVFFKFIIEKLILKFIIGFK
- a CDS encoding CocE/NonD family hydrolase, which produces MKRILTLLLLVSCFFAEFTFAQQTDSAYVRNRYTKIERLIPMRDGTKLFTSIYIPKDIAASKKYPFLINRTPYTVRPYGENQYKTSLGGYPAVMRDGFIFVYQDVRGRWMSEGNFEDIRPTNLGKGKKDIDESTDTYDTIDWLLKNIKNNNGKAGIYGISYPGFYSTTSLVKSHPALKAVSPQAPVTDWFIGDDFHHGGALFLMDAFKFMTSFGVPRPQPITPDKGPKPFQFPIKDNYRFYLEAGSVKNLKEKYMGDSIKFWNNLFKHPNLDTFWQARQIVRHLKDVKPAVMTVGGFFDAEDAYGAFATYKAIEKQNPKANNILVAGPWYHGGWVRGKGDSFGDINFGTATSTYYQENLELPFFKYYLKGEGTFDAAEANIFLTGSNQWKNFNTWPPQDVELKSLYFHPNGKLSFTKPNTNNSFDEYVSDPNAPVPYQDGIQANRTREYMIDDQRFAARRPDVKTYQTDVLTEDITLTGPVLANLLVSTSGTDADYVVKLIDVYPEDTKEISPADQNKMMADYQMLVRGEILRGKYRNSFEKPEAFVPNEATKVKYALPDVGHTFKKGHRIMVQVQHSWFPLADRNPQKFMNIYEAKPSDFQKATHRIYHGEADGSFLSLPVLKP
- a CDS encoding DUF2490 domain-containing protein, translating into MRIKIVLSAFLIFTTTSLFAQTINQNTGWFLFLNSTKFNDKWGMHFDLQLRSEDKWDGLRNLLVRPGVTYYINKNSNATLGYLFTQTYLPNDILVGAASLKNTLTEHRIWQQYIYSHQPWKGAALSHRFRLEQRFIERQTDDLFSQRLRYFFRLIQPLQKQEGAFTKGVFAALQNELFFNIQNKEKVNGSLFDQNRAYLAVGYRVSKGFDVEAGYLNQSINGASRNTVNNVAQLALYTRF
- the lpdA gene encoding dihydrolipoyl dehydrogenase — encoded protein: MQYDVVVIGSGPGGYVGAIRCAQLGLKTAVVEKYKTYGGTCLNVGCIPSKALLDSSEHFHNAAHTFTTHGINLKDLKVDMKQMIARKDDVVAQNTAGITYLFKKNKIDAYEGVGSFEDKNTIIVTKADGSIEKLTTKNVIIATGSKPTALPFLPIDKKRIITSTEALNLKEVPKTMVVIGGGVIGLELGSVYARLGTKVTVVEFAPSIIGTMDAGLGKELQRVLKKSLGMEFFMGHKVTGATTKGKTVTVTADNAKGEAVSFEADYCIVAVGRTAYSEGLGLDKIGITVEERGKKIPVNEHLETSVKGVYAIGDVITGAMLAHKAEDEGIYVAETIAGQKPHINYNLIPGVVYTWPEVASVGQTEEQLKAAGVKYKAGSFPFKASGRAKASMDTDGFVKVLADEKTDEILGIHMIGPRAADMIAEAVVAMEFRASAEDVARICHAHPTYTEALKEAALAATENRAIHI